CCGTCTTGAGAATCCAGGCGATCGCGATCGACGAGAAGATCCAGTAGTAGTTGTAGCGGACCCGGAGGGCGACGGCCTCCATCGGGGTGTTCTTGAACTTCGGCACGTCCAGGTCCATCGCCACCAGCTCGCGCCAGTCCTGCTTCGGCGACAGGAGATTCCTGGTGACGATCGGCAGGATGAAGTTCTCCTCCAGCATCCGCACGCGGGCCCTGTAGACGGAGAAGTAGCGGAAACGGCGCGCCTCGATGATCAGAAAGCCGAGGATGATGAAGTTGCTGAGCAGGAGCAGCAGGTGGGTCCGGGCGGCGTCGGCGAAGGTGAAGGTGATGATCGCCGCGGTGGTCACCACCGCCCAGTTCGTCGTCGTGTCCAGCCGCTGCCGCCAGACGTTGGACCGCCCCACCTCCCCCCGGTAGAAGTGCACCATCGCCTGGATGTACTCGTTGCGGGTGAGCGGCTGCGACTCGAAATCGGTGGGGTCGAAGGCCCTCTTCTCGGTGGTCATCGGCGCTCCCCCGGGGCCGCCGGGGCATGGTCCCGAGGAGATTCTACACGCCGGCCGGCCGCACCTTTGACACCCGGGGGCCCTCGTCTATAATC
The nucleotide sequence above comes from Acidobacteriota bacterium. Encoded proteins:
- a CDS encoding DUF2270 domain-containing protein, producing the protein MTTEKRAFDPTDFESQPLTRNEYIQAMVHFYRGEVGRSNVWRQRLDTTTNWAVVTTAAIITFTFADAARTHLLLLLSNFIILGFLIIEARRFRYFSVYRARVRMLEENFILPIVTRNLLSPKQDWRELVAMDLDVPKFKNTPMEAVALRVRYNYYWIFSSIAIAWILKTVMHPVPATSLAEWYRDHVSVGPLPGWFVLGLGLLFFAAMTFLFFLAGRWRTIVEEEIHGFEADRAHWKF